In Lycium ferocissimum isolate CSIRO_LF1 unplaced genomic scaffold, AGI_CSIRO_Lferr_CH_V1 ctg4748, whole genome shotgun sequence, a single window of DNA contains:
- the LOC132044549 gene encoding receptor-like protein CLAVATA2, which yields MAETWGLLIELKVSIFLLFLLFSPFLNPLNASGVVNLEPVNSDMSLLLHFKLHFQDNSPLLSSWDVNVPVSNWTGVTRSNQTGRVTGLNLTHFNLSGQVHPCLCNLTFLETLVLSHNSFNSEIPSCLWKLWSLRSLDLSYNMFTDVNLPSSSTFAPMSQLIELDLSHNMLSGEIGNFTHFSIALEKLNLGFNSFNGDIPKSLLNLMSLKYLDLSQNSLTGNVGDFRQALVSLNLESNLLSGTLPCLYSSRESLTVLNLANNSILGGIPTCISSLGGLTQLNLSHNELRYGISPRLVFSERLCMLDLSYNELSGRIPSRIVEASEKSGLLLLDLSHNRFSGDIPVTITELKSLQALFLSYNLLTGEIPERIGNLTYLQVIDLSHNFLTGSIPLNIVGCFQLLALILNSNNLSGEIQPVLDALDSLKIFDIGNNKISGEIPLTLAGCKSLEVVDLSSNNLSGSLNDAITKWSNLKFLSLSRNKFSGSLPTWLFTFQAIHTLDFSGNKFSGYIPDGNFNTSPNFYNGDIGKTIGAVPSISARSLDIKLSLVADGTSLSFNYNLTTTIGIDLSDNLLHGEIPEGLFGLHGLEYLNLSYNFLDGPVPGSLGKLQKLKVLDLSHNSLSGHIPENITVLRNLTVLNLSYNFFSGVVPTKRGYSKFPGAFAGNPNLCMESSGNVCQRTFPVEPGKKYEEEMEEGPLSVWVFCISALVSFYVGVVALFCSSRTRSCILQTKSLAG from the coding sequence ATGGCAGAAACATGGGGTTTACTTATTGAGCTCAAAGTTTCAATCTTCTTGCTATTCTTGTTGTTTTCCCCTTTCTTGAACCCACTTAATGCAAGTGGGGTTGTGAATCTTGAACCTGTAAACAGTGACATGTCTTTGCTTTTGCACTTCAAGTTACACTTCCAAGACAACAGCCCTTTGTTATCAAGTTGGGATGTTAATGTTCCTGTTTCAAACTGGACTGGTGTAACCCGGTCCAACCAGACAGGCCGAGTTACTGGACTCAACCTCACTCATTTCAACTTATCAGGGCAGGTTCATCCTTGTTTGTGTAATCTCACTTTTCTTGAAACACTTGTGTTGTCTCATAATAGCTTTAATAGTGAAATACCATCTTGTTTATGGAAGTTGTGGAGTCTTAGGAGTTTAGATCTTAGCTATAATATGTTCACTGATGTTAATCTTCCTAGTAGTAGTACATTTGCACCTATGAGCCAGTTAATTGAGCTTGACCTTAGTCATAACATGTTGAGTGGTGAAATAGGGAATTTTACCCATTTCTCAATAGCACTTGAGAAACTGAACTTGGGTTTTAACAGTTTTAATGGGGATATACCTAAGAGCTTGTTAAACTTGATGTCTTTGAAGTATCTGGATTTGTCTCAAAATAGTTTAACAGGAAATGTGGGTGATTTTCGCCAAGCGTTGGTGTCGCTTAACCTTGAGTCTAATTTGTTATCGGGTACTTTGCCTTGTCTATATTCGTCAAGGGAATCGCTTACCGTTCTCAATTTAGCAAATAATTCGATTCTTGGAGGTATACCGACATGTATCTCCAGTCTTGGGGGTTTGACACAGCTCAACTTGTCACATAATGAATTGCGGTATGGTATCTCGCCAAGACTGGTTTTTTCGGAGAGGTTGTGTATGTTGGACTTGAGTTATAACGAGCTATCGGGGAGGATTCCAAGTAGGATTGTCGAGGCATCAGAGAAGTCTGGACTTCTACTTCTTGACCTTTCTCATAATCGGTTCTCTGGTGATATTCCTGTAACAATAACAGAATTGAAGAGTTTGCAAGCATTGTTTCTGTCTTACAATCTTCTTACGGGCGAAATACCAGAAAGGATTGGTAATTTGACCTATCTACAAGTGATTGATCTCTCACATAACTTCCTCACTGGCTCGATCCCTTTGAACATTGTAGGTTGTTTCCAATTATTGGCACTGATACTAAACAGTAATAATCTTTCCGGTGAAATTCAGCCTGTTCTTGACGCGTTGGATAGTCTAAAGATATTTGATATTGGAAACAACAAGATTTCTGGTGAGATCCCACTGACATTGGCAGGGTGCAAGTCCTTGGAAGTTGTTGATTTGAGCTCTAACAATCTCTCAGGATCTCTAAATGATGCAATAACCAAATGGTCGAACCTCAAATTCCTTTCCCTTTCTCGGAACAAGTTCAGTGGATCTCTGCCAACTTGGTTGTTTACATTTCAGGCTATTCATACTTTGGATTTTTCTGGAAACAAGTTCTCAGGATATATACCGGATGGTAACTTTAACACTAGTCCAAATTTCTACAATGGCGACATTGGAAAAACCATTGGCGCAGTACCATCAATTTCAGCTCGAAGCCTAGATATCAAACTTTCCCTTGTTGCTGATGGAACTAGTTTGAGCTTCAACTATAACCTCACAACCACAATTGGAATTGATCTGTCTGACAATTTGCTTCATGGCGAAATTCCGGAGGGTCTGTTCGGATTACATGGTTTGGAATACCTTAATTTGtcatacaattttcttgatgGTCCGGTTCCCGGGAGTTTAGGCAAGTTGCAGAAGCTAAAGGTTCTTGATTTGTCACATAATTCTTTATCTGGCCACATCCCTGAAAATATTACTGTCCTAAGAAATTTGACAGTTTTAAATCTGTCATATAATTTCTTCTCTGGTGTTGTTCCTACAAAGCGGGGTTATTCAAAATTTCCCGGAGCATTTGCTGGCAATCCAAACCTATGTATGGAATCATCCGGTAATGTCTGTCAGAGAACTTTTCCAGTAGAGCCAGGGAAGAAATATGAAGAGGAAATGGAAGAGGGACCATTGTCAGTTTGGGTTTTCTGTATAAGTGCTTTAGTTAGTTTCTATGTTGGCGTCGTTGCTTTATTTTGTTCATCTCGAACAAGAAGCTGTATTCTGCAGACAAAAAGTTTAGCAGGTTGA
- the LOC132044548 gene encoding protein TRIGALACTOSYLDIACYLGLYCEROL 3, chloroplastic isoform X2 — MVSIVGSVIMSPTLNICKSNSCPSSYKKTYFPNSNLEKPFLVSYRKDKGTVCACVAPPRDYKAADSDRFSNTRFNESAKSENVSLLREPEDESDVLIECRNVCKSFGDKHILRGVSLKIRHGEAVGIIGPSGTGKSTILKIMAGLLAPDKGEVLIRGKLRNGLVSDEEISGLRIGLVFQSAALFDSLTVRENVGFLLYENSTMPEDQIAQLVTETLAAVGLKEVEDRLPSELSGGMKKRVALARSIIFDTTKDVVEPEVLLYDEPTAGLDPIASTVVEDLIRSVHVAGEDALGKPGNIASYVVVTHQHSTIKRAVDRLIFLYEGKVVWQGMTHEFSTSANPIVRQFASGSLDGPIRYI; from the exons ATGGTTTCAATTGTGGGTTCTGTTATTATGTCACCTACTCTCAACATTTGCAAAAGCAACAGTTGCCCCTCTTCTTACAAGAAAACATATTTTCCTAATTCTAATTTGGAAAAGCCATTCTTGGTGAGTTATAGGAAGGATAAAGGGACTGTTTGTGCTTGTGTTGCACCTCCTAGGGACTACAAAGCTGCTGATTCTGATCGCTTTTCCAACACAAGATTCAAT GAATCTGCTAAATCGGAGAATGTGAGCTTGTTGAGAGAGCCTGAAGATGAGTCAGATGTGCTTATTGAGTGTAGAAACGTGTGCAAGTCATTTGGCGACAAGCATATCTTAAGAGGTGTGAGCTTAAAG ATCAGACATGGTGAGGCTGTTGGAATTATTGGGCCTTCTGGCACTGGGAAATCAACAATCTTAAAGATAATGGCTGGCCTTCTTGCTCCAGATAAA GGGGAGGTTTTAATCCGAGGTAAACTGCGTAATGGATTAGTGAGTGATGAGGAAATTTCTGGGCTTAGGATTGGCTTA GTGTTTCAGAGTGCTGCGCTTTTTGATTCATTAACTGTTCGTGAAAATGTTGGTTTCTTGCT ATATGAGAATTCAACTATGCCAGAGGATCAAATTGCACAGCTTGTAACTGAAACTTTAGCTGCTGTTGGTTTGAAG GAAGTTGAAGACCGATTACCCTCTGAATTATCTGGTGGTATGAAGAAAAGAGTTGCTCTAGCTCGTTCCATAATTTTTGATACCACGAAAGACGTAGTAGAGCCAGAG GTGCTCTTGTATGACGAACCAACAGCTGGGCTTGATCCGATTGCATCAACTGTTGTGGAAGATCTCATTCGCTCAGTTCACGTGGCAGGCGAGGATGCACTTGGGAAGCCTGGGAATATTGCATCTTATGTTGTTGTCACACATCAACACAGTACTATTAAAAGAGCGGTTGACAG gctaatatttctttatgaagGGAAGGTCGTCTGGCAAGGCATGACTCATGAATTCTCCACATCAGCTAATCCTATTGTTCGGCAG TTCGCATCAGGGAGCTTGGATGGTCCTATTAGATATATTTAG
- the LOC132044548 gene encoding protein TRIGALACTOSYLDIACYLGLYCEROL 3, chloroplastic isoform X1, with protein MVSIVGSVIMSPTLNICKSNSCPSSYKKTYFPNSNLEKPFLVSYRKDKGTVCACVAPPRDYKAADSDRFSNTRFNQESAKSENVSLLREPEDESDVLIECRNVCKSFGDKHILRGVSLKIRHGEAVGIIGPSGTGKSTILKIMAGLLAPDKGEVLIRGKLRNGLVSDEEISGLRIGLVFQSAALFDSLTVRENVGFLLYENSTMPEDQIAQLVTETLAAVGLKEVEDRLPSELSGGMKKRVALARSIIFDTTKDVVEPEVLLYDEPTAGLDPIASTVVEDLIRSVHVAGEDALGKPGNIASYVVVTHQHSTIKRAVDRLIFLYEGKVVWQGMTHEFSTSANPIVRQFASGSLDGPIRYI; from the exons ATGGTTTCAATTGTGGGTTCTGTTATTATGTCACCTACTCTCAACATTTGCAAAAGCAACAGTTGCCCCTCTTCTTACAAGAAAACATATTTTCCTAATTCTAATTTGGAAAAGCCATTCTTGGTGAGTTATAGGAAGGATAAAGGGACTGTTTGTGCTTGTGTTGCACCTCCTAGGGACTACAAAGCTGCTGATTCTGATCGCTTTTCCAACACAAGATTCAAT CAGGAATCTGCTAAATCGGAGAATGTGAGCTTGTTGAGAGAGCCTGAAGATGAGTCAGATGTGCTTATTGAGTGTAGAAACGTGTGCAAGTCATTTGGCGACAAGCATATCTTAAGAGGTGTGAGCTTAAAG ATCAGACATGGTGAGGCTGTTGGAATTATTGGGCCTTCTGGCACTGGGAAATCAACAATCTTAAAGATAATGGCTGGCCTTCTTGCTCCAGATAAA GGGGAGGTTTTAATCCGAGGTAAACTGCGTAATGGATTAGTGAGTGATGAGGAAATTTCTGGGCTTAGGATTGGCTTA GTGTTTCAGAGTGCTGCGCTTTTTGATTCATTAACTGTTCGTGAAAATGTTGGTTTCTTGCT ATATGAGAATTCAACTATGCCAGAGGATCAAATTGCACAGCTTGTAACTGAAACTTTAGCTGCTGTTGGTTTGAAG GAAGTTGAAGACCGATTACCCTCTGAATTATCTGGTGGTATGAAGAAAAGAGTTGCTCTAGCTCGTTCCATAATTTTTGATACCACGAAAGACGTAGTAGAGCCAGAG GTGCTCTTGTATGACGAACCAACAGCTGGGCTTGATCCGATTGCATCAACTGTTGTGGAAGATCTCATTCGCTCAGTTCACGTGGCAGGCGAGGATGCACTTGGGAAGCCTGGGAATATTGCATCTTATGTTGTTGTCACACATCAACACAGTACTATTAAAAGAGCGGTTGACAG gctaatatttctttatgaagGGAAGGTCGTCTGGCAAGGCATGACTCATGAATTCTCCACATCAGCTAATCCTATTGTTCGGCAG TTCGCATCAGGGAGCTTGGATGGTCCTATTAGATATATTTAG